The Anaerolineae bacterium region CTTGTTACAAGAACAAGGCCATGATTTTCCTAAAGAAATTCCAGGGATAGACTGGTCCTGTTTTCCTATACACGAAATGGTTAATTTGGGCTGGATTTCTTCTAAAAAAATCATAAAAGGAAATGAAGAGGAAATTATGCGAGGATATATTCAGGAAGCCGGAGGTATGAATAGTTTTTCAAAATTATTATTTCGCACTAGTAAAAGTCCGATAAAAAAATATAGAACTGATAGATACGCACTTATGGCTTGGTGTCTTAGGATTATGGAGTTGTCTGAGAAACATCCTTTAGAAAAAAAATATAAACATGGATCCATTAATTTATCAGATTTATCAAAACTCAGTTATTTTAAAAATGGTCCTCTGCTAGCAAAGGAATATCTTGAGAAACACGGTATACAATATTTTATTGTCCCTCATTTGAGAAAAACTTTTCTTGATGGAGCTGCGATGATTTTAGATAAAAAGAAACCAGTAATAGCACTAACCTTAAGATATGACCGGATAGATAATTTTTGGTTTTGTCTTCTTCACGAATTAGCACATCTTACCAAGCATCTTCATGTGGATGAAACAAATATTATAATAGACGAGCTAGGGCCTCATAAGTTAAGTATTGTAAAGAAAGATTCGAAGGAAAAGGAAGCTGATAGAATTGCCCAAAATGCACTAATCCCAGAAGAATATTGGAAGAAAGTTAACCTGGATTCAAAAAATCTGGCAAAGGAAGTGCTTTTTTTATCAGAACAACTTAAGATTCATCCTGCAATCATTGCAGGAAGAATTCAATTTGTAAAAAACAATTATAAAATATTATCCCAATTTATTAATAGAGGAGAGGTCACCAGGCTTTTTAATTCGATCTCATCAAGATAAATATAAACAATCATTTGTTTAATTAGAATGTATAGAAATTGAGAAAAAAATTCCTTAAAAAATTACAGAAATTAGTAGATAAATCCAAAGTAATCCATATAGATGACACCTCTAAAATTATTTTTTTCAGCGACTGTCACCGTGGCTACGGAGACCATGCCGATGATTTTGCTCATAACCAACTGATTTTCATAACTGCTCTTACTCACTATTATAACAAAGGATATACATACATTGAACTAGGTGACGGCGATGAGTTATGGGAAAATAAAGACTTTAATAGAATAAAAGAGAATTACCGGACGATTTTTGAGCTTTTTGATGAGTTCCACATAAACAATCGGCTGTATTATATATGGGGAAATCATAACCGAAGGTGGAAAAATCAAAAAAAAGTAAAAAAAGAATTTTCAAACATAATTGATGATAAAACAAGGAAAAAAAAGCCTATCTTTAAAAATTTAAAAGTACACGAATCACTCGTTCTCCAGTATAAAAATGGCAAAAATAAGATCCTAGTGATCCATGGACATCAGGGTGATTGTCTAAACGATGAATGTTGGTTTTTTGGAAGAATTTTTGTTAGAAACTACTGGAAATATTTTCAGTCTATACTAGGAATACCTGATCCTACAAGTCCAGCGAGAAATTTCCATTCGATGCAGAAAACAGATAAGAGGTTTAAATATTGGATAGATAAGAAAAAAATACCTGTTATAATAGGTCATACACACAAACCAGTTTTTCCTAATAAGGGAGAACCTCCTTACTTTAATGATGGAAGCTGTGTGCATCCCCGCTGCATTACAGGAATAGAAATCTCTCAGGGTAAAATACAATTGGTGAAATGGTATGTGGATGTAAACTTAAATAAAGAACAGAAACGTTATTTTTATGTAAATAAAAGAATTCTTGCTGGTCCTAGAAAGATTGAAGGTGTTTTTATAACATGATTTTTCGCTATAGAATCCCTTGCCAAAAGCTAATAATTTATATAATCTAATGCTCTTGGGAATCGGAAATAAAAATTAAATGAAACCAGAAGAACGAGCCAGAAAAGATATTGATAAACAACTCAAAAAGGCGAACTGGATTATACAAGACCGATCAAATTTAAATTTAGGTGCAGGGTCAGGAATCGCTGTCCGGGAATTTCCGACAAAAGCTGGTCCTGTTGATTATGCTTTATTTGCAAATAGAAAAGCGATCGGAGTAATAGAAGCCAAACCTGCTGGCAGCACATTAAGCGGAGTCGCGGAGCAAACTTCAAAATATATACGAAACTTTCCAAAAAACATTCCCCATATATCATCACCTTTACCCTTTGCTTATGAAAGCACCGGCGTTGAGACATATTTCAGAAATGATAAAGATCCAAATCCTCTCTCCCGCCGGACTTTTGCTTTTCATAAACCAGAAACACTTTTCAAATGGGCTAAACAAGATGCAACATTAAGAGCGCGCCTCAAGCAGCTTCCGCCACTCATAACAGCCGGCCTTCGTGACTGTCAAATAGAAGCCATTACAAATCTTGATATTTCATTAAAAGAAGCCAAACCCAGGGCATTGATCCAAATGGCCAGTGGCAGCGGCAAGACATACACAGCCGTTAGTTTTGTTTATCGCCTCATTAAATTTGCCAAAGCCAAACGTATCCTGTTCCTGGTCGATCGCCGTACCCTTGGAAGACAAACCAGGGGAGAATTCGCCCAGTACACCACGCCTGATGATCACAGAAAGTTCATCGAACTCTATAATGTGCAGCTTCTATCAAGCCCTACCATTGATCCTGTTAGTAAAGTATGTATCACAACCATACAGAGATTGTATTCGATGCTTAAAGGCAAAGAATTCGATACAGAACAGGATGAAATATCCCTTGCGGATTTGACTACGGGTCAGATTAAAGAAGTAACCTACAATCCAAATATACCCATTGAAACATTTGACTTTATAATTACTGATGAGTGCCATCGTTCCATTTATAAACAGTGGCGCCAGGTTTTGGAGTATTTTGATGCTTTCATAATAGGTCTGACTGCAACTCCTTCCAAACAGACCTTTGGATTTTTCAACCAGAACCTTGTTATGGAATACAATCATGAAAGAGCTGTTGCGGATAGAGTCAATGTCGGCTATGAGGTATATCGTATCCGTACCAGAATTACGGAAAAAGGAAGTAAAGTTGAAGTAGGCTATCATATT contains the following coding sequences:
- a CDS encoding transcriptional regulator; its protein translation is MEQLGLNQKDLVPLIGSKSKVSEVINKKRPLSLSMMRALHKGFGIPAEILLQEQGHDFPKEIPGIDWSCFPIHEMVNLGWISSKKIIKGNEEEIMRGYIQEAGGMNSFSKLLFRTSKSPIKKYRTDRYALMAWCLRIMELSEKHPLEKKYKHGSINLSDLSKLSYFKNGPLLAKEYLEKHGIQYFIVPHLRKTFLDGAAMILDKKKPVIALTLRYDRIDNFWFCLLHELAHLTKHLHVDETNIIIDELGPHKLSIVKKDSKEKEADRIAQNALIPEEYWKKVNLDSKNLAKEVLFLSEQLKIHPAIIAGRIQFVKNNYKILSQFINRGEVTRLFNSISSR
- a CDS encoding metallophosphoesterase, which codes for MRKKFLKKLQKLVDKSKVIHIDDTSKIIFFSDCHRGYGDHADDFAHNQLIFITALTHYYNKGYTYIELGDGDELWENKDFNRIKENYRTIFELFDEFHINNRLYYIWGNHNRRWKNQKKVKKEFSNIIDDKTRKKKPIFKNLKVHESLVLQYKNGKNKILVIHGHQGDCLNDECWFFGRIFVRNYWKYFQSILGIPDPTSPARNFHSMQKTDKRFKYWIDKKKIPVIIGHTHKPVFPNKGEPPYFNDGSCVHPRCITGIEISQGKIQLVKWYVDVNLNKEQKRYFYVNKRILAGPRKIEGVFIT